In Paraburkholderia youngii, the genomic stretch CTCGTCAAGCGTGCCGCGCGTACTCATGCGCCACCTCCGATCATCGCCGCGTCGAGCAGCGCCACCAGTTCGAACGGTGCGCGCCGCCTATGCACGCCGGCGGCGCCGTCGACATCGCGCCAGTCCGGCCGCACGCCGCGAACGAACAGATACAGATAGCCGCCGATATGCGTGTCGTACGCATAGTCGCGCACGCGCGTCTTCAGATAGCGATGCAACGCGACCGTATATAGCAGCGCCTGCAGGTGATACGCGTGGCTCGCCATCGCCGCTTCGAGCGGCGCAGCCGCGTAATCGGCCACGGTGTCGCCGAGATGGTTCGATTTCCAGTCGACGATCCAGAAGCGGCCGTCGTGCTCGACGATCATGTCGATAAATCCTTTGATGTATCCACGCAGCACGCCCGGCTCCAGCGCGACGTCGGGATAGCCGTATTCGATCAGCAGCTCGCGCAACGCCGGAAAATCAAGCGACGGCGCCGCGAACAGAAATTCGAGTTCGTTCAGGCGCCGGCGCGGATCAAGCCGCGCGAGCGTCATGCCCGGCACCAGTTCGGTCGAGACGACGTCGGCGATCAGCCGATGCATCATCGCGGGCAAGCGCGCGGCGAGCTCGGGCGCGGCCGGCGCCGGTCGCTCGCGCAGCGCGCCGCGGATCGCATCGGGCCAGCTGCGCGCGTCGCTGAAATCGGCGAGCTCGAACATCCGATGCAGGCAATCGCCAGCCGCCGCACCGCGCGGGAACGCGAGGATGTCGTCGTCGGCATGCGCCGGGGCGTTGGTCGCGGCGACCGGTGCGAGCAACGGCGCGGCCTGTAGCGCGTCGGCGATCTCATCGTGATCGGGCCGCACGTCTTCCTGCGGCGCATGCGCGTGCGCCTCCCCGTTCCTCGCGCCGGACGCGATCAGGCCGCTGAAACTCGCCATACGCCACTGATCGCGCAACGGCCGCCGATTCGCGCGCGCGTGCAGATGTGCGCCCTGGTCCTGCAGACTTTCGAGCGGCACGCAACGCGTCACCTCGGGCAGCGCCCGCACCGTGACCGGTCCGCCCGCGAGTGCATGCCAGCTCGCCGCGAGCGCGGCTTCATCGGGCGGCTCGGCGAGCCATGCGTCGAACGTATGGCCGCTGCCGCCGACGAGCCAGTTCAGCACGCTGCGGCGCGACTCCTTGGTCGAGCGCGAAGACAGATAGGTGCCCGCGACCAGGTAGCAGCGATACACCGCGCGCGTGAGCGCCACATAGACGAGCCGCGCGCGTTCCGCCGCCTGCTCGCGCACCGCGTAGCGCGACGCGCGCTCGGCTTCCTGTTCGTCGCAACCGTAGTGCAGCACCGCGTCGCCGCTGTCGTCGTGATACTCGCGCGCATCGGGTAAGCCCGACGACGGCGGCTCGCGCAAGCCACCATCGTTCAGGAACGGACAGAACACGACCGCGTATTCGAGTCCCTTCGATTTATGGACCGTGACGATCTGCACGAGATTGCGATCCGACTCGAGCCGCAGTTGCGCCTCTTCCCCGCCGCCCTGCTCGCGCTGCGCGGCGAGCCAGCGCAAGGTCGGCGCGATGCCGGGCTGGGTGGCCGCGCGCGCCTGTACGAGCTCGGCGAGATGGTTCACGTTGGTCAGCCGGCGCTCGCCGTCGACACCCGCGACGAGCCGCTGCGCAACGCGCAGCTCGCGCATCAGCGTGCGCCACATCACGGCGAAGCCGCGTTCGTGCCACAGCATCCGGTAGCGCGAAAAACGTTCGACCCAGCCCATCGCGTCGGCGGGATCGAGTGTTGGCGCGGGTTCGTCAAAGGCCTCAGGCGCTGGCGCCTCGGCGACCTGCGTAAGACGCCACAGCGCGGCGGCGTCGAGCCCGAGCCAGTCGGTGGCGAGCGCGGCGCGTAGACGCCGCAGATCGCCGGGCGTGTCGATGGCGGCCAGCACGCGCTCGATCTGCTCGGCATCCAGCGTCGCGAACACCGACGCCTGCGCAAGCTCCACGCTGCCGACGCCCCATGCCGCGAGCACGCGTTTGACGAGGCTGCCCTGCTTGTGCGTCTGCACGAGCACTGCGATATCGCCCGGCGCGAGCGGCTTGTCGCCAATCGTCACGACGCCTGCACGCGCCCCTCGCAACAGCCGCACGATCTCGGCCGCGCACGCTTCGCCCGCCGCGCGCTGCGCGTCGCGTTTGCTCAGCGCGGTCTCGCCTTGCGGCAACGTCCAGATGCGAAAATCGCCGCCGCCCGCGTCGGGATCGGCGAACGGGGCACGCCGCCGCTCGCCCGCACGCACCGGCTGATAGTCGAGCCCGTCGAGCACGAACGCTCGAGGGTTCGCTTCGAAGATCCGGTTGCACGCGTCGACGATCGGTGCGGTCGAGCGCTGGTTGACCGCGAGCGTGTAGCACGCGGACGCCGCCTCGCGCGCCGCAAGGTACGTATGCAGATCCGCCGCACGGAAGCTGTAGATCGCCTGCTTCGGATCGCCGACGAGGAACAGCGGCC encodes the following:
- the recB gene encoding exodeoxyribonuclease V subunit beta, yielding MSEALRHQNLVADELDVFACPLDGVNQIEASAGTGKTWNICALYVRLLLEKNLNADQILVVTFTKAATAELHERIRGRLAELHRAIEMDDDGDDPFIRRLFETTLAPQNGIEREAALKVVRRALRTFDQAAIHTIHAFCQRALQEAPFAAAMPFAFEMEADDAALRFELAADFWREQVEPVAHAHPAFAAWLVARRAGPASLDEQLARRLKKPLAQLRWGSVDADGASADPQAGFDVACAIWQAERDAIVALLAEAQERLSKTTHKPDHVSAAIAAWTDYFARGDCHAPPPRAALKLTASALKKATKVKFEPPAHPFFEHAEALAAAVVAAEAAQRARWLGLVQTWLDFAPAELVTRKRTRRVVSFDDLLANLYRALAAHPWLADALRNRYPAALIDEFQDTDPLQFAIFSRIFAPAGPLFLVGDPKQAIYSFRAADLHTYLAAREAASACYTLAVNQRSTAPIVDACNRIFEANPRAFVLDGLDYQPVRAGERRRAPFADPDAGGGDFRIWTLPQGETALSKRDAQRAAGEACAAEIVRLLRGARAGVVTIGDKPLAPGDIAVLVQTHKQGSLVKRVLAAWGVGSVELAQASVFATLDAEQIERVLAAIDTPGDLRRLRAALATDWLGLDAAALWRLTQVAEAPAPEAFDEPAPTLDPADAMGWVERFSRYRMLWHERGFAVMWRTLMRELRVAQRLVAGVDGERRLTNVNHLAELVQARAATQPGIAPTLRWLAAQREQGGGEEAQLRLESDRNLVQIVTVHKSKGLEYAVVFCPFLNDGGLREPPSSGLPDAREYHDDSGDAVLHYGCDEQEAERASRYAVREQAAERARLVYVALTRAVYRCYLVAGTYLSSRSTKESRRSVLNWLVGGSGHTFDAWLAEPPDEAALAASWHALAGGPVTVRALPEVTRCVPLESLQDQGAHLHARANRRPLRDQWRMASFSGLIASGARNGEAHAHAPQEDVRPDHDEIADALQAAPLLAPVAATNAPAHADDDILAFPRGAAAGDCLHRMFELADFSDARSWPDAIRGALRERPAPAAPELAARLPAMMHRLIADVVSTELVPGMTLARLDPRRRLNELEFLFAAPSLDFPALRELLIEYGYPDVALEPGVLRGYIKGFIDMIVEHDGRFWIVDWKSNHLGDTVADYAAAPLEAAMASHAYHLQALLYTVALHRYLKTRVRDYAYDTHIGGYLYLFVRGVRPDWRDVDGAAGVHRRRAPFELVALLDAAMIGGGA